A window of Microcystis aeruginosa FD4 contains these coding sequences:
- a CDS encoding RNA-guided endonuclease InsQ/TnpB family protein — translation MEKAYSYRFYPTPEQESLLRRTLGCVRLVYNKALHERTQAWYERQERVGYAQTSSMLTDWKKQEELDFLNEVSCVPLQQGLRHLQTAFTNFFAGRTKYPNFKKKHQGGSAEFTKSAFKFKDKQIYLAKCTEPLPIRWSRQIPEACEPSTVTVRLHPSGRWHISIRFDDPTIKPLPVTDKAIGIDLGISSLVITSDGDKVSNPKHFKKHYRRLRKDPKNLSRKQKGSKNREKARIKVARIHAQITDSRKDHLHKLTTQLVRENQTIVVENLAVKNMVRNPKLSQAISDVSWGEITRQLAYKCHWYGRNYLEIDRWFPSSKRCSNCGYIAEKMPLNIREWDCPDCGTHHDRDINASKNILAAGLAVSVCRATIRPEQSKSVKAGAKPRKGKKQKPKS, via the coding sequence ATGGAAAAAGCCTATTCTTACCGATTTTACCCCACACCCGAACAAGAGTCGCTATTGCGGCGCACTTTGGGCTGTGTAAGATTAGTTTACAATAAAGCTCTCCACGAACGAACACAAGCATGGTACGAAAGACAAGAAAGAGTAGGATATGCTCAAACTTCTTCAATGTTGACCGATTGGAAAAAGCAAGAAGAATTAGACTTTCTCAATGAAGTTAGCTGTGTACCTTTACAACAAGGGTTAAGACATTTACAAACAGCTTTCACTAATTTCTTTGCTGGTCGTACTAAGTATCCTAACTTTAAGAAAAAACATCAGGGAGGAAGTGCCGAATTTACTAAGTCAGCTTTTAAATTTAAAGACAAACAAATCTATTTAGCCAAATGCACAGAACCTTTACCTATTCGATGGTCAAGACAAATACCAGAAGCTTGTGAACCAAGCACAGTAACAGTCAGATTACATCCCTCAGGACGTTGGCATATCTCAATAAGATTTGATGACCCAACGATTAAGCCTCTACCAGTAACAGATAAAGCCATCGGAATTGACTTAGGAATTAGTAGCCTTGTGATTACCAGCGACGGCGATAAAGTATCTAATCCTAAGCATTTTAAAAAGCATTATCGGAGACTGCGAAAGGACCCAAAAAATCTTTCTAGAAAACAGAAAGGGTCAAAAAATCGAGAAAAAGCGAGAATCAAAGTAGCCAGGATTCACGCTCAAATCACCGATAGTAGAAAAGACCATTTACACAAGCTAACCACTCAATTAGTTCGTGAAAACCAAACGATTGTGGTTGAGAATTTAGCCGTCAAGAATATGGTCAGAAACCCGAAATTATCTCAGGCAATATCTGACGTTAGTTGGGGAGAAATCACTCGACAATTAGCCTATAAATGCCATTGGTACGGCAGAAATTACCTCGAAATAGATAGATGGTTTCCTAGTTCTAAAAGGTGTAGTAATTGCGGGTATATTGCTGAGAAAATGCCGTTAAATATTCGAGAATGGGATTGTCCAGACTGTGGGACGCACCATGACCGAGATATTAACGCTAGTAAAAACATTTTGGCCGCAGGACTTGCGGTGTCAGTCTGTAGAGCGACCATAAGACCAGAACAGAGTAAATCTGTTAAGGCAGGTGCGAAACCCCGCAAGGGAAAGAAGCAGAAACCTAAATCGTGA
- a CDS encoding cyanophycinase: MKIPVLELFPAKSKLMSLAVVFCCLLLLFPAPARAEVWHQSNGNSQDVNPPLVGPVYDLGGGGTDVDRAIQWAIDQVRGCQDCSKTVDLVVLRFLTDEDQEAWDRSKKQPDIKNDYLKYHSLLLDPQQRLQGLDSIETYVFTNPARQEAEQPDVSEAIEKAEVVFLAGGDQCKYARNFKGTAIETAIESVQARGGAIGGTSAGAMIQGEWIFNACSDAVISDDALADPYEDILFTDNLFQWLALKGTIVDTHFYQDDRMGRAMAFVARLLRDGITPRALAIGIDEGTSLVINQQGMAQVMANERDGSAYLILGDHQPEVCERNKPLSFSNYRVWRVRNGQTFDLKNIPATDYYQVSVKRGRISSSNPYRG; the protein is encoded by the coding sequence ATGAAGATACCTGTACTAGAGCTTTTCCCCGCCAAATCAAAATTGATGTCCTTGGCTGTTGTTTTCTGTTGCCTGCTGCTGCTTTTCCCGGCCCCCGCCCGGGCTGAAGTCTGGCATCAATCAAATGGCAATAGTCAAGATGTGAATCCGCCATTGGTCGGTCCGGTTTACGACCTGGGTGGCGGCGGGACGGATGTTGATCGAGCCATCCAATGGGCGATCGACCAGGTTCGAGGCTGTCAGGACTGCTCAAAAACTGTCGATCTAGTCGTGCTTCGCTTTCTGACGGACGAAGATCAGGAAGCCTGGGATCGGTCAAAAAAACAACCTGACATTAAAAACGATTACCTCAAATATCATTCCCTCTTGCTCGACCCCCAACAGCGGCTGCAAGGATTAGACTCCATCGAAACTTATGTCTTTACCAATCCCGCCCGCCAAGAGGCTGAACAGCCCGATGTCTCTGAGGCGATTGAGAAGGCCGAAGTCGTCTTTCTCGCTGGGGGCGATCAATGCAAATATGCCCGCAACTTTAAAGGAACGGCGATTGAAACTGCCATTGAGTCAGTTCAGGCCAGAGGCGGTGCGATCGGGGGAACTAGCGCGGGGGCGATGATTCAGGGGGAGTGGATTTTCAATGCTTGCTCGGATGCCGTTATCTCTGATGATGCCCTGGCCGATCCCTATGAAGATATCCTCTTTACTGACAACTTATTCCAATGGCTGGCGCTCAAGGGAACCATTGTCGATACCCACTTCTACCAGGATGATCGCATGGGTCGAGCGATGGCCTTTGTGGCTCGCTTGCTCAGAGATGGTATCACCCCTCGCGCCCTAGCCATCGGCATCGATGAAGGAACGTCCTTGGTAATTAATCAACAAGGGATGGCTCAGGTCATGGCCAACGAGCGGGACGGTTCAGCTTATTTAATTCTCGGCGACCACCAACCGGAAGTCTGCGAGCGAAATAAGCCTCTTAGTTTCTCAAATTACCGCGTTTGGCGAGTCAGAAATGGTCAAACCTTTGACCTGAAAAACATTCCCGCAACCGATTATTACCAAGTCAGCGTCAAGCGGGGACGCATATCTTCTAGCAATCCCTATCGTGGCTGA
- a CDS encoding type II toxin-antitoxin system VapC family toxin: MTLKYLLDTNILSEAKRPHPNQKVMTKLRLSKREIATATLVIHELLFGCFRLPLSKKRQDLEDYVNNVILANLPLFDYDLKSAQYHARERSRLSKVGKSPAFVDGQIASIAFTNNLTLVTNNVDDFKDFKGLVIENWFL, from the coding sequence ATGACTCTCAAATATTTGCTAGATACTAATATTTTGTCAGAGGCTAAACGACCTCACCCGAATCAGAAGGTCATGACGAAGCTACGATTATCTAAACGGGAAATAGCCACAGCTACTCTAGTAATCCATGAGCTATTATTTGGTTGTTTTCGACTTCCTCTGTCTAAAAAACGCCAAGACTTAGAGGATTATGTGAATAACGTTATTTTAGCCAATCTACCTTTATTCGATTATGACTTAAAATCAGCCCAATATCACGCACGGGAAAGGTCAAGGTTGTCTAAAGTCGGCAAGAGTCCTGCTTTTGTCGATGGTCAAATAGCGTCTATTGCTTTTACCAACAATTTGACTTTAGTTACAAATAATGTTGATGATTTTAAAGATTTTAAGGGTTTAGTGATTGAAAATTGGTTTCTCTAA
- a CDS encoding M6 family metalloprotease domain-containing protein, producing the protein MSAIFGETLIFQQDNGPDVELVVFGDEFYARYETKDGYTAVYDPERGLYCYAVLLSGRFASSGVPISKRPPSDIRRGLKEAETIRNEKFEGRYADLRPPQPGAAANVARTLGPNNGLLEGRRVSEGHIRGLTVLVEFADLTSAVTAADVEAMLNAPNYRENGNFCSVREYYHLMSNGKLDYSNVVVGPIKLSQNHRYYVQNLLCREALDKVVNQLGIDLSQFDSRGEGIVDALSFMYAGRTVYEGDLWPHNSELNLTYNGIKVRYYTIQSLGRQRVDLSIGTFCHESGHLLCRFPDLYDYGSRDGDFEKSAGMGYYCLMSAGNHLNNGRTPASICGYLRALVGWCDRQVRLNSPGVYESKQGDYGTLMKYETHRANEYFIIENRTQRGLDAYLPDSGLAVYHCDTLGSNEWQGGTRERHYQCGLLQADGHLDLESNRNQGDSTDLFKRVDGVALSYATTPSTRGWDSSDSGLALADISEPGEVIRLKVGSLVPANVVTGAVTADLLIPDNKPEGISSAIAISQAGKVKSLSVGVDITHTYIGDLQVELQSPSGKKVLLHDRAGGSRRDLQQTYSSSSTTALSALNGELIAGDWLLKVRDLASRDIGRLNRWNIEIEYESAGQVARGEVSPNLSIPDNTPTGISSAIAIAQSGTLKDISVGVVIPHTYIGDLLVEIVAPSGQSVTLHNMSGGSKDDLKMTYDRTSTPALEALVGQQIQGNWSLRVKDLQRLDTGKLEKWSLQLMY; encoded by the coding sequence ATGAGTGCCATATTTGGAGAAACCCTAATCTTCCAACAAGACAATGGACCCGACGTGGAACTGGTCGTCTTCGGGGATGAATTCTATGCCCGTTATGAAACCAAGGATGGTTACACCGCCGTTTACGATCCAGAGCGCGGACTCTACTGCTATGCCGTCTTACTGAGTGGGCGATTTGCCTCCAGCGGCGTTCCCATCTCCAAGCGCCCGCCCTCAGACATCCGGCGGGGACTGAAAGAAGCGGAAACTATTCGCAACGAAAAGTTTGAAGGGCGCTATGCCGACCTGCGACCGCCACAACCCGGTGCGGCTGCTAACGTGGCCAGGACTCTCGGACCTAACAATGGGCTGCTGGAAGGGCGGCGCGTCAGTGAGGGACACATTCGCGGCTTAACGGTGCTGGTTGAATTTGCCGACCTCACCAGTGCAGTTACCGCCGCCGACGTGGAGGCGATGTTAAACGCCCCCAACTATCGAGAAAACGGCAACTTCTGCTCGGTGCGCGAATACTACCACCTGATGTCCAACGGCAAATTGGACTACTCGAATGTGGTGGTGGGGCCGATTAAACTGAGCCAGAACCATCGCTACTACGTCCAGAACCTCCTCTGTCGGGAAGCCCTCGATAAAGTGGTCAACCAACTGGGTATCGATCTGTCTCAATTTGACTCTCGCGGTGAAGGCATCGTCGATGCACTGAGCTTCATGTATGCCGGGCGCACCGTTTATGAAGGCGACCTCTGGCCCCATAACTCAGAACTGAACCTGACCTACAACGGCATCAAAGTTCGCTACTACACGATCCAGAGCTTAGGCCGCCAGCGAGTTGACCTGAGCATCGGCACCTTTTGCCATGAAAGCGGCCACCTTCTCTGCCGCTTCCCAGACTTATACGACTACGGCTCTCGGGATGGCGATTTTGAGAAGAGTGCTGGCATGGGGTATTACTGCCTGATGTCCGCTGGCAACCACCTCAACAACGGCCGCACCCCCGCTTCCATCTGCGGTTACTTGCGAGCTCTGGTCGGGTGGTGTGATCGCCAAGTCCGCTTGAACTCTCCCGGTGTCTATGAGTCCAAACAGGGGGACTACGGCACCCTGATGAAATATGAAACCCATCGGGCTAATGAATACTTCATCATCGAAAACCGCACTCAACGCGGCCTAGATGCCTACCTCCCCGATAGCGGACTGGCGGTCTATCACTGCGATACTCTGGGGTCGAACGAGTGGCAGGGGGGAACCCGCGAGCGCCACTACCAATGTGGCTTGCTTCAAGCAGACGGGCATCTGGATCTCGAAAGCAATCGCAACCAAGGAGATAGCACCGATCTGTTTAAACGAGTGGATGGCGTGGCCTTGTCTTACGCCACAACCCCTTCGACCCGGGGCTGGGATAGCTCTGATTCAGGGCTGGCTCTTGCCGATATCTCAGAACCCGGTGAGGTGATCCGCCTCAAGGTGGGTTCGCTAGTCCCCGCCAACGTGGTGACAGGAGCGGTCACTGCTGACCTGCTCATTCCCGATAACAAGCCTGAAGGAATTAGCAGTGCGATCGCCATCAGCCAAGCTGGTAAAGTCAAAAGCCTGTCTGTCGGCGTAGACATCACCCACACCTACATTGGCGACCTGCAAGTGGAGTTGCAGTCCCCGTCTGGCAAGAAAGTCCTGCTCCACGACCGTGCTGGTGGCTCTCGTCGAGATTTACAACAGACCTACAGTTCAAGCTCCACGACTGCATTGTCGGCTTTGAACGGCGAATTGATTGCGGGAGATTGGCTCTTGAAGGTGCGAGATTTGGCCTCCCGTGACATCGGCCGGCTCAATCGCTGGAACATCGAAATTGAGTACGAGTCAGCGGGGCAAGTTGCCCGAGGTGAAGTGAGTCCGAACCTGTCAATTCCCGACAATACTCCCACAGGAATCAGCAGCGCCATCGCAATTGCCCAGTCAGGAACCCTCAAGGATATCTCTGTAGGGGTAGTCATCCCCCACACTTACATTGGCGACTTACTGGTGGAAATTGTGGCTCCCTCTGGTCAGAGTGTCACCCTACATAATATGTCAGGCGGCAGTAAAGACGATCTGAAGATGACCTACGACCGGACATCTACTCCTGCCCTAGAAGCCTTGGTCGGGCAACAGATTCAAGGCAACTGGTCCTTACGGGTCAAAGACCTGCAGCGGCTGGATACGGGCAAACTAGAGAAATGGTCGTTACAGTTGATGTATTGA
- a CDS encoding DUF6933 domain-containing protein yields MNLILSSKAAERLQQEVQSREDFIADINTWRIDVLDLRKRGIFLITQEKSLYTLISSYKQGIKGIIAQITAIDRHEGDSPEIHYLKSENRSLVSSMNNMKNLITKLDQYNAVDNERFAELINQTSFKYLSYRTPTECYQNLLNQSKGVQ; encoded by the coding sequence ATGAATCTGATTTTATCAAGTAAAGCGGCCGAAAGACTTCAACAGGAAGTGCAGTCAAGAGAAGATTTTATCGCCGATATTAATACTTGGCGAATTGATGTCCTCGATCTCAGGAAGCGAGGTATTTTTCTTATTACTCAGGAAAAGAGTTTATATACCCTAATTTCTTCGTATAAGCAGGGAATTAAGGGGATTATCGCTCAAATTACCGCCATTGATCGGCATGAGGGCGATTCCCCTGAAATTCATTATCTCAAATCCGAGAATAGGAGTCTGGTAAGCTCCATGAATAACATGAAGAATTTAATCACTAAATTAGATCAGTACAATGCGGTTGATAACGAAAGATTTGCAGAATTAATTAATCAGACTTCCTTTAAATATTTATCTTACCGTACCCCGACCGAATGTTACCAAAATCTCTTGAATCAATCGAAGGGAGTACAATAA
- a CDS encoding P-loop NTPase fold protein produces the protein MKRKALVIGVNQYKGGIPCPQHSLKDAKDIAQLLRTIGQFDQVQIFLNQFEDQDEGQKNPYEPDQLKILIEQLFNPQDGDTETALFYFSGNGAEGKETQKGDLLLTDFPNPLNKSSSEHTSEPPSRSISLTWLHDQLEKSPVKQQIVWLDSDFSNLFIDLFSQASSEVKYDRCFIAADYSYAGETSTHGVLTDALLPCLNPVKQIKNLITNYTLEDALINAFNWQKNLIKNIGNPILLTGRNVRTQKLWNDLAEGNDLLNLKSEADALADMLLLRDLEPPLAVGILGGWGSGKSFIMNLMQQRMNEIRSASLTKKQTWGKEEEAFPYVGHIYQIKFDAWTYAKADLWYSLTQTIFYEFNRQYTLEQEIEQSLKKVNRSQLEGGKFWKALNAMSEFDRTASLRELANFSEQTYNELEKIKSDQEFSSSLWEKIGDIRKNEKSELQNLKERLRKENQKLRWLILRKVPRYFLQKNWLSLVAFLAGLSIVVFPLLPDQLRDQLPKKLSDVLSTYTTLIQTGGFITALGTGISLLQKTQEEQEKIFTRLKQIAGEAKEKFEVGKDVWVTLQQEFLQSDRDIEQHLNKIKRYELQIEQLQQQIGLVSNYPTLNTLLEDLSRNELYEKKLGYLHQLQRKLAELTNCLYYNPKMKDNDEQFSKLEKTFPRGPARIVLFIDDLDRCPPDRVVEVLEAVQLLVKTPLFIAVVAIDERYVTRALEKYYAGVLFHQGRPSGTDYLEKIIQIPYRIRPVAHSALANYLHQQMEVEESDEETSNVAVSTENISTISVDNSQSNKTDFTENKVGGKLLDSDRDKSVTILTPEKIKFKSEEFKILLECCRHTDLPPRMIKRLVNIYKIFKIIEVLSNKVGLKSNEQTKAILSVLSLSACYPDLIREVFDDLDIQFEELESQLEGLKQEEKQQQMQKLKLLDSLLKTLESLLNTSEEKDAPHLQREYRRLHHDATILLSGITLAQFDLETFNLVRSFCFFGDVGYSPEDSQRTVRSHQG, from the coding sequence ATGAAAAGAAAAGCATTAGTCATTGGAGTCAACCAATACAAAGGGGGTATTCCTTGCCCACAACATTCTCTGAAAGATGCTAAGGATATCGCACAATTACTGCGGACAATTGGTCAGTTTGATCAAGTTCAAATATTCCTCAATCAATTTGAAGATCAAGATGAAGGTCAGAAAAATCCTTATGAACCTGATCAATTAAAAATTTTGATAGAGCAACTCTTTAATCCTCAAGATGGAGATACGGAAACGGCACTATTTTACTTCTCTGGTAATGGTGCTGAAGGAAAAGAAACTCAAAAAGGTGACCTGTTACTAACTGATTTCCCCAATCCTTTAAACAAATCTTCATCTGAACATACATCTGAACCCCCATCGAGAAGTATTTCGCTGACATGGTTACACGATCAACTTGAAAAAAGTCCTGTTAAACAACAAATTGTTTGGCTAGACAGTGATTTCAGTAATTTATTTATTGATTTGTTTTCCCAAGCAAGTAGTGAAGTAAAATATGATCGTTGCTTTATTGCTGCTGATTATAGTTATGCTGGAGAAACCTCCACTCATGGTGTTCTTACAGATGCTTTATTGCCGTGCTTGAATCCCGTTAAGCAGATTAAAAATTTAATCACCAACTATACCCTTGAAGATGCTCTAATAAACGCATTCAACTGGCAAAAAAATCTCATAAAAAATATCGGAAATCCAATTCTATTGACAGGGAGAAACGTTCGCACTCAAAAGCTATGGAATGATCTGGCAGAAGGAAACGATCTCCTTAATCTTAAAAGTGAGGCTGACGCTTTAGCTGATATGTTGCTTTTACGGGATCTAGAACCGCCATTGGCTGTAGGAATCTTGGGGGGATGGGGAAGCGGAAAATCTTTTATCATGAATCTGATGCAGCAGAGAATGAACGAGATTCGTAGCGCATCTCTAACTAAAAAACAGACATGGGGTAAAGAGGAGGAAGCTTTTCCTTATGTAGGGCATATTTATCAGATAAAGTTTGATGCCTGGACTTATGCGAAAGCAGATCTGTGGTACAGTTTGACGCAAACTATCTTTTATGAATTTAATCGTCAATATACGCTTGAACAGGAAATTGAACAATCGCTCAAAAAGGTAAATCGCTCACAGCTTGAAGGCGGTAAATTTTGGAAAGCACTTAATGCTATGAGTGAGTTTGATCGTACCGCCTCTCTCAGAGAATTAGCAAACTTTTCAGAACAAACCTACAATGAACTAGAAAAGATCAAATCAGATCAAGAATTTTCTAGTTCCTTGTGGGAAAAAATTGGTGATATCCGTAAAAATGAGAAATCAGAATTACAGAATTTAAAGGAAAGACTAAGAAAGGAAAATCAAAAATTGCGCTGGCTAATTCTTCGGAAGGTGCCACGTTATTTCTTGCAAAAAAATTGGTTGTCACTCGTGGCCTTTTTGGCGGGATTGTCTATTGTCGTTTTTCCTCTATTACCCGATCAACTAAGAGATCAATTGCCTAAGAAGCTCAGTGATGTCCTTTCTACATATACGACCTTAATACAAACAGGAGGATTTATTACAGCATTAGGGACAGGAATCAGTTTATTACAGAAAACTCAAGAAGAACAGGAAAAGATTTTTACTCGTTTGAAGCAGATTGCAGGAGAAGCAAAAGAAAAATTTGAAGTCGGAAAGGATGTTTGGGTTACTCTTCAGCAAGAATTTCTACAATCAGATCGGGACATTGAACAGCATCTCAACAAAATCAAGCGGTATGAACTCCAAATTGAACAATTACAACAACAAATTGGTCTTGTTAGTAATTATCCGACTCTAAATACCCTTCTTGAGGATCTTTCTAGGAATGAGTTATACGAAAAAAAACTAGGATACCTTCACCAGTTGCAGCGCAAGCTCGCCGAGCTTACTAATTGTCTGTATTATAATCCAAAAATGAAAGATAATGATGAACAATTTAGCAAGCTAGAAAAAACTTTTCCAAGAGGTCCGGCACGTATTGTTCTCTTTATTGACGATCTGGATCGTTGCCCACCTGACCGAGTAGTTGAAGTTTTAGAAGCAGTTCAGCTTCTGGTTAAAACTCCTCTATTTATTGCAGTAGTTGCAATTGACGAACGCTATGTCACTCGTGCTTTAGAGAAATACTATGCCGGAGTGCTATTCCATCAAGGGCGACCTTCCGGTACAGATTACTTGGAAAAAATTATTCAAATTCCCTACCGAATACGACCTGTTGCTCACTCAGCTTTAGCCAATTACTTGCATCAGCAAATGGAAGTAGAAGAAAGCGATGAGGAAACGAGTAATGTGGCAGTTTCTACAGAAAATATTTCAACCATATCCGTTGATAATTCCCAATCTAATAAAACAGACTTTACTGAAAACAAAGTTGGTGGTAAATTATTAGATTCCGATCGGGATAAGTCAGTTACTATCCTGACTCCAGAGAAGATAAAATTTAAGTCTGAAGAGTTTAAGATATTGCTAGAATGTTGCCGACACACCGATCTGCCGCCCAGAATGATTAAACGGTTGGTCAACATTTATAAGATTTTCAAAATCATTGAGGTTCTCTCAAACAAAGTGGGGCTAAAAAGTAATGAACAAACAAAAGCTATTTTGTCCGTTCTTTCTCTATCAGCGTGCTATCCTGATTTAATACGGGAAGTATTTGATGACTTAGACATTCAGTTCGAGGAATTAGAAAGTCAGCTTGAGGGATTAAAACAGGAAGAAAAGCAGCAACAAATGCAAAAATTAAAACTACTAGATTCTTTGTTAAAAACTCTTGAGTCTTTACTGAATACTTCAGAAGAGAAAGATGCTCCCCACTTACAAAGGGAATATAGAAGACTACACCATGACGCGACAATTCTACTGAGTGGAATAACCCTAGCTCAATTCGATCTAGAAACCTTTAATTTGGTTCGTTCATTCTGCTTTTTTGGTGATGTTGGCTACAGTCCGGAGGATTCCCAAAGAACAGTTCGTTCTCATCAAGGGTAG
- the apcB gene encoding allophycocyanin subunit beta, with the protein MSPEVQPCEIINKAKLKNVFIAVGRNLIMRDAVTSLIRKYDVTGRYLDRDAIDNLKQYFASGTARLAAAALINANSAALVRGAAIRLFEEVPELIRAGGNAYTTRRYSACLRDMDYYLRYASYALVAADTNVLDERVLQGLRETYNSLGVPIGPTVRGIQIMSEMIQTMATEAGIADTSLIAEPFDHLTRELSEVSI; encoded by the coding sequence ATGTCCCCCGAAGTTCAACCCTGTGAGATTATAAATAAAGCGAAACTCAAAAATGTCTTTATTGCTGTTGGGAGAAACTTAATAATGCGAGACGCGGTAACTAGCCTGATTAGAAAATACGATGTCACCGGACGTTATCTTGATCGAGATGCGATCGACAATCTTAAACAATATTTTGCCTCGGGAACTGCCCGTCTAGCTGCCGCCGCCCTAATTAACGCTAATTCGGCGGCGCTCGTGCGTGGGGCGGCGATTCGTCTATTTGAAGAAGTTCCCGAATTGATCCGCGCCGGGGGTAATGCCTATACCACCCGTCGTTATTCTGCCTGTCTGCGGGATATGGATTACTATCTCCGCTATGCCAGTTATGCCCTAGTAGCGGCTGATACTAATGTTCTAGATGAGCGGGTGCTGCAAGGACTGCGGGAAACCTATAATTCCCTCGGTGTTCCCATCGGTCCGACGGTGCGCGGTATCCAAATCATGAGCGAAATGATTCAAACCATGGCTACTGAGGCGGGTATTGCCGACACCTCTTTGATCGCTGAACCCTTTGATCATCTCACCCGCGAATTAAGCGAAGTCTCTATCTAA
- a CDS encoding tyrosine-type recombinase/integrase, with protein sequence MFSLYFLMLFDLVRRHSPTIERLRPRLTTGRCRDVERDNLGIVKQEFLSLDRFAALSLVLRYKAHLRDERGLAEATRNRRLSAIKSLVRLANQLGQCDFNLSEVSGDKVVRYRDTTGVSKEVYRDLLAVPDRSTLKGKRDYAILRLLWDNALRRGEIESADIKDLDTEGRTLAIFGKGRGQQKETVSLSRPTLDALVDWLQARRELDIRQPLFIALDRCSCGHRLTGSAIHKLVAKIATAAGVSKKMSPHRVRHSGITAALDATNGDVRRVQKLSRHADLNTLMIYDDNRKDLQGEISDLLAGLV encoded by the coding sequence ATGTTTTCCCTCTATTTTCTGATGCTATTTGACCTCGTTCGTCGTCATTCCCCGACCATCGAGCGTCTGCGACCCCGTCTGACAACGGGACGTTGTCGGGATGTCGAACGTGATAATCTAGGTATCGTAAAGCAAGAATTCCTCTCCCTTGATCGGTTCGCTGCGCTCTCGCTGGTACTGCGCTACAAGGCTCATCTGCGGGATGAACGGGGACTAGCGGAAGCGACAAGAAACCGGCGCTTATCGGCGATCAAGTCCCTGGTGAGATTGGCCAATCAACTGGGGCAATGCGATTTCAATCTGTCCGAGGTATCGGGGGACAAGGTGGTGCGTTACCGCGACACCACCGGGGTGAGCAAGGAAGTGTACCGCGACCTGTTGGCCGTTCCCGACCGCTCGACTCTCAAGGGGAAACGGGACTACGCCATCCTGCGATTGCTCTGGGATAACGCCCTCCGGCGGGGGGAGATCGAGAGTGCGGACATCAAGGATCTCGATACCGAGGGTCGAACGTTGGCCATCTTCGGTAAGGGCCGGGGTCAACAGAAAGAAACCGTCAGCCTGTCGCGTCCGACCCTCGACGCACTTGTGGATTGGTTACAGGCCCGGCGGGAACTCGATATCCGTCAACCTCTCTTTATCGCCCTCGATCGCTGTAGTTGCGGCCATAGACTGACCGGCTCGGCGATCCATAAACTGGTGGCGAAAATCGCTACCGCGGCCGGGGTGAGCAAGAAAATGTCGCCCCACCGGGTACGTCATTCGGGAATAACCGCCGCTCTCGACGCAACGAACGGGGACGTGCGGCGGGTGCAGAAATTGAGCCGTCACGCCGATCTCAATACTTTAATGATCTACGACGATAACCGAAAAGACTTGCAGGGGGAAATATCCGACCTGTTAGCGGGGTTGGTCTGA
- a CDS encoding YlcI/YnfO family protein, translating into MEKESVTIRFPSELMRQAKRLKSGKESFNELVVEAVEREVRRRKALEAHETIQRLREQVKRRTGVHPDPLPSLRQLREGEWELE; encoded by the coding sequence ATGGAAAAAGAATCGGTGACGATCCGATTCCCGTCCGAGTTGATGCGGCAGGCCAAGCGGCTCAAGTCGGGGAAAGAATCGTTTAACGAATTAGTGGTGGAGGCTGTGGAGCGAGAGGTGAGGCGGCGTAAAGCCTTAGAAGCTCACGAGACCATCCAGCGATTACGGGAACAGGTCAAACGGAGAACGGGAGTACACCCCGACCCGCTCCCGTCGCTTCGTCAATTGAGAGAGGGGGAATGGGAGCTTGAGTAG